From a single Cygnus atratus isolate AKBS03 ecotype Queensland, Australia chromosome 10, CAtr_DNAZoo_HiC_assembly, whole genome shotgun sequence genomic region:
- the LOC118248062 gene encoding LOW QUALITY PROTEIN: 2'-5'-oligoadenylate synthase 1-like (The sequence of the model RefSeq protein was modified relative to this genomic sequence to represent the inferred CDS: deleted 2 bases in 1 codon), translating into MELRNVPAGQLDGWVAATLQPSTAFTLAVKSTVRQICDFLKEQCFEDGSFKKIRVFKTVKGGSAGKGTALRNNSDADVVLFLSCFSSYQDQRQEHPKIRLLIEKRLDECRQSLSFTVSISPPHYKGRSLSLTLFSNTESIEVDILPTYDALGQVTQDGPPDPQVYVELLNAHSSPGEFSTCFTELQKKFVKRCPAKLKDLLRLVKHWYKQMLKPQYPGADLPPKYALELLTIYAWEQGTGSKEAFGLAEGFCTVLKLLCRYRDICVYWEKYYSLQHEQIGTHLKQLLQKPRPIILDPADPTGILGQGKQWDLVAEEAARCCAFLPCLTGINPWNVQPAKPVTVEVKGLQGARLRTTVSPSTTIWQIKETIEREWRISRYQQRLSQQPAGTSLILQNNNSLASYGIYYDTTLVLLQTQPQQMDIFVKDIKNQTMTYTVQPTNTVLQLKTKINARQGIPVQQQRLTYDSRNLEDHHTLEHYNVQPKSTIFLLLQLRGGGGPQHPCCQPS; encoded by the exons ATGGAGCTGCGGAACGTGCCCGCCGGGCAGCTGGACGGCTGGGTGGCCgccaccctgcagcccagcacggCCTTCACGCTGGCGGTGAAGAGTACGGTGCGGCAGATCTGCGACTTCCTCAAGGAGCAGTGCTTCGAGGACGGAAGCTTCAAG AAAATCCGCGTCTTCAAGACGGTCAAG GGCGGCTCGGCGGGCAAGGGCACGGCCCTGCGCAACAACTCGGACGCCGACGTGGTGCtcttcctcagctgcttctccagctaCCAGGACCAGCGGCAGGAGCACCCCAAGATCCGTCTCCTCATCGAGAAGCGGCTCGACGAGTGCAGGCAGAGCCTGTCGTTCACTGTCAGCATCAGCCCGCCCCACTACAAGGGCCGCTCCCTCAGCCTCACGCTCTTCTCCAACACCGAGTCCATTGAAGTCGACATCCTGCCCACCTACGACGCCCTGG GGCAGGTGACACAGGATGGCCCGCCGGACCCACAGGTCTACGTCGAACTGCTGAACGCGCACAGCAGTCCCGGGGAATTCTCCACCTGCTTCACTGAGCTGCAGAAGAAGTTTGTGAAGCGCTGCCCCGCCAAGCTGAAGGACCTGCTGCGCCTGGTCAAGCACTGGTACAAGCAG ATGCTGAAGCCACAGTACCCCGGTGCAGACCTGCCCCCCAAATACGCCCTGGAGCTGCTGACCATCTATGCGTgggagcagggcacaggcagcaAAGAAGCCTTCGGCCTGGCAGAGGGCTTCTGCACAGTGCTGAAGCTGCTCTGCCGGTACCGAGACATCTGCGTCTACTGGGAGAAGTACTACTCGCTGCAGCATGAGCAGATTGGCACCCAcctgaagcagctgctgcagaagcccCG CCCCATCATCCTGGATCCTGCCGACCCCACCGGCATCCTGGGCCAGGGCAAGCAGTGGGACCTGGTGGCCGAGGAAGCTGCCCGGTGTTGCGCTTTCCTGCCCTGCCTCACCGGCATCAACCCCTGGAACGTACAG CCGGCCAAGCCCGTGACGGTGGAGgtgaaggggctgcagggcgcCAGGCTGCGCACCACCgtcagccccagcaccaccatCTGGCAGATAAAGGAAACGATCGAGCGGGAATGGAGAATCTCCCGCTACCAGCAGCGCCTGTCCCAGCAGCCGGCCGGGACCTCCCTGATCCTGCAGAACAACAACAGCCTGGCCTCCTACGGCATCTACTACGACACCAcgctggtgctgctgcaaacccagccccagcagatGGACATCTTTGTGAAGGACATCAAGAACCAGACGATGACGTACACTGTGCAGCCCACCAACACCGTCTTGcaactgaagacaaaaatcaaCGCCCGCCAGGGTATCCCCGTGCAGCAGCAGCGCCTGACCTACGACTCCAGGAACCTGGAGGACCACCATACGCTGGAGCACTATAATGTCCAGCCCAAGAGCACCatcttcctgcttctgcagctacGGGGCGGAGGGGGGCCCCAACACCcttgctgccagccctcctgA
- the IFRD2 gene encoding interferon-related developmental regulator 2, translated as MPRSRRAARRAAAAARAGGEEAAGEALSQRGGSEGPGPAEEGAEEEEEEEEEEEEEEQQRLAELLEGLQAGSARTRRAALQGLRRALAARSLAAFLLERRLTLADGLERSLRRGTGEEQALAGSVLALLCLQVGPGPQGEEVFRTTKPLLVSVLTDGAASLPARQSCATALGVCCYVAAADPEDLFSCLSCLEGIFSDPSADEGGSGLAQHGPLHCSALQSWSLLLTICPLSHIRSLLDSLWLKLPPLLSSNSVALRIVAGETIALVFELAQEMEEGLCHRDTEFLRAQLKVLATENSKHRAKTERRKQRSVFRDVLRFIESGEHPEETIRFGPERLYLDSWARQRTYQAFKEVLGSGICHHLQNNELLREIFSLGPPVVLDGAALKASKVSRFEKHLYNSAASKARTKARSRVRDKRADVL; from the exons ATGCCGCGATCGCGCCGCGCCGCGCGCC GGGCCGCGGCGGCCGCCAGGGCcggcggggaggaggcggcCGGGGAGGCGCTGAGCCAGCGCGGCGGCAGCgaggggcccggcccggcggagGAGGGcgcggaggaggaggaagaggaggaggaggaggaggaggaggaggagcagcagaggctggcGGAGCTCCTGGAAGGCCTCCAGGCCGGCAG cgcccggACGCGGCGGGCGGCCCTGCAGGGCCTGCGGAGGGCCCTCGCCGCCCGGAGCCTCGCCGCCTTCCTGCTGGAGCGGCGCCTGACGCTGGCCGACGGCCTGGAGAGGAGCCTGAGGAGAG GTACGGGCGAGGAGCAGGCGCTGGCGGGCTCCGTCCTcgccctcctctgcctccaggTGGGCCCCGGCCcgcagggggaggaggtgttTCGCACCACGAAGCCGCTACTCGTCAGCGTCCTGACCGACGGCGCGGCCAGCCTCCCGGCCCGGCAGAGC TGCGCCACGGCCCTGGGCGTCTGCTGCTACGTCGCTGCGGCCGACCCCGAG GACCTGTTCTCATGTCTGTCCTGCTTGGAGGGCATCTTCAGTGACCCCAGTGCAGATGAGGGTGGCTCGGGGCTGGCCCAGCACGGACCCCTCCACTGCAGCGCTCTCCAGTCCTGGTCCCTGCTGCTCACCATCTGCCCCCTGTCCCATATCAGGAGCCTCCTGGACAG CCTCTGGCTGAAGCTGCCCCCGCTGCTGTCCAGCAATAGCGTCGCTCTGCGTATTGTGGCCGGGGAGACCATCGCGCTGGTTTTCGAGCTGGCCCAGGAGATGGAG GAGGGCTTGTGCCACCGAGACACAGAGTTCCTGCGGGCCCAGCTCAAAGTCTTGGCTACCGAGAACAGCAAGCACCGAGCCAAGACAGAGCGGCGGAAGCAGCGCTCCGTCTTCCGAGATGTCCTGCGCTTCATCGAG AGCGGGGAGCACCCGGAGGAGACCATCCGCTTTGGCCCGGAGCGCCTGTACCTTGACAGCTGGGCACGCCAGCGGACGTACCAAGCCTTCAAAGAGGTTCTGGGCTCCGGTATCTGCCACCACCTCCAG AATAATGAGCTGCTACGGGAGATCTTCAGCCTTGGGCCTCCCGTGGTGCTGGACGGAGCTGCTCTGAAGGCCAGCAAGGTCTCCCGCTTTGAGAAG cacctCTACAACTCGGCCGCCTCCAAAGCCCGCACCAAAGCCCGGAGCCGGGTGCGGGACAAACGTGCGGATGTGTTGTGA
- the LSMEM2 gene encoding leucine-rich single-pass membrane protein 2: MPREAAEDGAGRVEGAAPSEPADPEGADPGAISLRPVESISDLHWASAGHKGTEGNGPAPSGARLHCLPHSPPHLPTLRPVPATTTCPCPGRPLFLALLGLLALASLVLATMAIYLSVLQSQSVQALAQWLESQEDTMHQLRAASRQLWAHLNASAERR; the protein is encoded by the exons atgcccagggaggctgcagaag ACGGCGCGGGGAGGGTGGAGGGTGCTGCACCGTCAGAGCCTGCCGACCCCGAGGGGGCTGATCCCGGAGCCATCAGCCTGCGCCCCGTGGAGTCCATCAGCGACCTGCACTGGGCCTCGGCTGGGCACAAGGGCACCGAAG GGAACGGCCCAGCTCCATCCGGCGCCCGGCTGCActgcctgccccacagccccccgcACCTGCCCACGCTGCGCCCCGTGCCGGCTACCACCACTTGCCCTtgccccggccgccccctctTCCTCGCCCTCCTGGGCCTCCTGGCACTGGCCAGCCTGGTTCTGGCCACGATGGCCATCTACCTGAGCG tgctgcagagccagTCGGTGCAGGCGCTGGCCCAGTGGCTGGAGAGCCAGGAGGACACCATGCATCAGCTGcgggctgccagcaggcagctctgggctcACCTCAACGCCAGCGCCGAGCGCCGCTGA
- the HYAL3 gene encoding hyaluronidase-3 — translation MGPVLALWVWLALGAAGGKGPAPAPLAGGQPFAVVWNIPTGRCQHRFGVGLPLADYGIVENRGGHFAGQNITIFYKNKFGLYPYISPGGIAHNGGIPQQVPLRAHLARVADDIRLHLHPAFRGLAVVDWEEWRPLWAQNWGAKRIYRVASEEWARERHRGPRMARRAFERAAQALMEQTLLLGRSLCPGGLWGFYRFPDCFNGNWAKVANYTGRCRPAEARRNNQLGWLWAASAALYPSIYLPLPLPPALRRRYVHHRLREALRMAARGAAGRLPVVAYSRLSYRRSPRFLEPADLEHTIGESAALGAAGVVLWGDMSYSRSAESCASLRRYLVSTLGPYVANVTAAARACSLEQCHGHGRCVRRQPRDLGSLLHLGASPWLPFRCHCYRGWAGRGCAQQERPDPAACPAPTRAHSLYRHDGLQPPDTCLPRGLWGW, via the exons ATGGGGCCAGTGCTGGCGCTGTGGGTCTGGCTGGCACTGGGGGCAGCAGGCGGGAAGGGCCCAGCGCCCGCACCCCTGGCGGGCGGGCAGCCCTTCGCCGTGGTCTGGAACATCCCCACAGGCCGCTGCCAGCACCGCTTCGGCGTGGGGCTGCCCCTTGCCGACTACGGCATCGTGGAGAACCGGGGCGGCCACTTCGCCGGCCAGAACATCACCATCTTCTACAAGAACAAGTTCGGGCTCTACCCCTACATCTCCCCCGGGGGCATCGCCCACAACGGGGGCATTCCCCAGCAGGTGCCCCTCCGCGCCCATCTCGCCCGGGTGGCGGACGACATCCGCCTGCACCTCCACCCCGCTTTCAGGGGCCTGGCCGTGGTGGACTGGGAGGAGTGGAGGCCCCTCTGGGCCCAGAACTGGGGGGCCAAGCGCATCTACCGGGTGGCCTCGGAGGAGTGGGCGCGTGAACGGCACCGGGGGCCCCGGATGGCCCGGCGGGCGTTCGAGCGGGCGGCGCAGGCCCTCATGGAGCAGacgctgctgctgggcaggagcctGTGCCCGGGGGGTCTTTGGGGCTTCTACCGCTTCCCCGACTGTTTCAACGGCAACTGGGCCAAGGTGGCCAACTACACCGGGCGCTGCAGGCCGGCTGAGGCGCGGCGCAACAACCAGCTGGGCTGGCTCTGGGCCGCCTCGGCCGCCCTCTACCCCAGCATCTAcctgccgctgccgctgccgcccgccctGCGCCGCCGCTACGTGCACCACCGGCTGCGCGAGGCCCTGCGCATGGCCGCCCGCGGGGCTGCCGGCCGCCTGCCCGTGGTCGCCTACTCACGGCTCTCCTACCGCCGGTCACCCCGCTTCCTGGAGCCG GCCGATCTGGAGCACACGATCGGGGAGAGCGCAGCCCTGGGGGCAGCTGGAGTCGTGCTGTGGGGGGACATGTCTTACTCCCGCTCGGCG GAGAGCTGTGCCAGCCTACGCCGCTACCTCGTGTCCACCCTGGGTCCCTACGTGGCCAACGTGACGGCGGCAGCGCGGGCGTGCAGCCTCGAGCAGTGCCACGGCCACGGGCGCTGTGTGCGTCGGCAGCCCCGGGACCTGGGCAGCCTCCTGCACCTCGGTGCGAGCCCGTGGCTGCCCTTCCGCTGCCACTGCTACCGCGGCTGGGCCGGACggggctgtgcccagcaagagCGGCCCgaccctgctgcctgcccagcgcCCACCCGCGCCCACAGCCTCTACAGGCACGATGGCCTCCAGCCCCCCGACACCTGCCTGCCGCGTGGCCTCTGGGGCTGGTGA
- the NAA80 gene encoding N-alpha-acetyltransferase 80, protein MGSVPEELSLVPLHRRPELLEACAELLAEEWGKSRALRLHALRRSSDAFPTCLVLLRTPGPAEPPAAPGGPCRLVGHVRLSRVAGQPHGLFVESVVVARALRGAGYGRQLMEAAERYARARGFRRLHLSTHDKQHFYARLGFALAEPVQSVPFLSPAMPAEVLRAFAAPASPAAAAPGGPPAPRPPLPPPAAPPPPPLPPLARAGGGQAESCGQSLLETPHRDARGLPVFWMKKDI, encoded by the coding sequence ATGGGCTCGGTGCCGGAGGAGCTCAGCCTCGTCCCCCTGCACCGGCGGCCGGAGCTGCTGGAGGCCTGCGCCGAGCTGCTGGCCGAGGAGTGGGGCAAGAGCCGGGCGCTGCGGCTCCACGCGCTGCGCCGCTCCTCGGACGCCTTCCCcacctgcctggtgctgctgcggACCCcgggccccgccgagccccccgccgcgCCGGGAGGTCCCTGCCGGCTGGTGGGGCACGTCCGGCTGTCCCGGGTGGCCGGCCAGCCCCACGGCCTCTTTGTGGAGAGCGTGGTGGTGGcccgggcgctgcggggcgcCGGCTACGGGCGGCAGCTGATGGAGGCCGCCGAGCGTTACGCCCGCGCCCGCGGCTTCCGCCGCCTGCACCTCAGCACCCACGACAAGCAGCACTTCTACGCCCGCCTGGGCTTTGCCCTGGCCGAGCCGGTGCAGAGCGTGCCCTTCCTCAGCCCCGCCATGCCCGCCGAGGTGCTGCGGGCGTTCGCCgcccctgccagccccgccgcagccgccccgggggggccccctgccccccggccccctctgccccctcctGCTGCGCCCCCACCGCCCCCTCTGCCACCCCTGGCCCGGGCAGGGGGAGGCCAGGCCGAGAGCTGTGGGCAGAGCCTCCTGGAGACCCCGCACCGCGACGCCAGGGGGCTGCCTGTCTTTTGGATGAAGAAGGACATCTGA